The following proteins are co-located in the Eriocheir sinensis breed Jianghai 21 chromosome 1, ASM2467909v1, whole genome shotgun sequence genome:
- the LOC126995418 gene encoding adipolin-like translates to MRAGVCWRTGALGAWLLLLLLVSVRAAEGVRSMVRGSHTRDVSLGSNTLQSLQTLWQKEGQEEERPHVFDPRQTWDFFLRNSEAQRTRTRKNRLRNRKNRIPMPKEGPAGPPGRRGPMGPPGAPGGTLTTQEMEEYIKEFLREYLSQNNTAPNATSLESAESQRAARAGRGRVKAAFTAILPRPIVLNPLGLSIVDAFTITFSPGVFERRMVLQHGGFSAIKRGIYQVAASLVLHPHGRPSSPPLDKPQDISVYLCITTCARDRRRLEWSGGLGEGTVTAVLVGHVVLVRGDTLLVAVDNPTKRPLQVRTGSSFSAALIGT, encoded by the exons ATGCGGGCGGGCGTGTGTTGGCGCACCGGCGCGCTGGGTgcctggctgctgctgctgctgctcgtgAGTGTGCGGGCGGCTGAGGGCGTGAGGAGCATGGTGCGGGGCAGCCACACCCGCGACGTCTCCCTCGGCAGCAACACCCTCCAGAGTCTTCAGACACTGTGGCAGAAGGAGggccaggaggaagag CGACCTCACGTCTTCGACCCCCGCCAGACTTGGGATTTCTTCCTCCGCAACTCTGAGGCCCAAAGAACCAGAACACGAAAGAACCGCTTAAGGAATCGCAAGAACCGTATTCCTATGCCAAAAGAAGGCCCGGCCGGCCCCCCAGGACGGCGAGGACCCATGGGTCCCCCCGGTGCCCCAGGAGGGACCCTCACCACACAAGAGATGGAGGAGTACATCAAGGAGTTTTTAAGAG AGTACCTGAGCCAGAACAACACGGCCCCCAACGCCACGAGCCTGGAGTCGGCAGAGAGCCAGCGGGCggcgagggcggggcggggccgagTTAAGGCTGCCTTCACCGCCATCCTCCCGCGGCCCATCGTACTCAACCCTTTAGGACTCTCAATCGTCGACGCTTTTACCATA ACGTTCTCCCCGGGCGTGTTCGAGCGCCGCATGGTCCTGCAGCACGGCGGCTTCTCGGCCATCAAGCGGGGCATCTACCAAGTGGCCGCCTCATTGGTGCTGCACCCGCACGGCCGCCCCAGCAGCCCTCCGCTAGACAAACCGCAGGACATCAGCGTCTACCTGTGCATCACCACGTGCGCCAGGGACAG GCGTCGGCTGGAGTGGTCCGGCGGTCTGGGCGAGGGCACAGTGACGGCGGTGCTGGTGGGTCACGTGGTCTTGGTTCGAGGCGACACACTCCTCGTCGCCGTCGACAATCCAACGAA GCGGCCTCTGCAGGTGAGGACAGGTTCAAGCTTCTCGGCCGCGCTCATCGGGACCTAA